The genomic window gttttacgccaagatgttttaggctgacattgaatgccagtttgggccatcaaatctcgggcaaagtataaactattatatattgctggaaagcccaggatgtctactttccaacgcaattaagagcgtgccaattgggcttctgtagctccagaaaatccacttcaagttcagggaggtcagaatccaacagcatctgcagtcttttttcagcctctgaatcagatttttgctcaggttcctcaatttcagccagaaagtacctgaaatcacagaaaaatatacaaactcatagtaaagtccagaaatgtgatttttgaatagaaactaataaaaatataataaacagtaactaaatcatattaaaaactacctaaaaacaatgccaaaaagggtataaattatctgctcatcaattaCCTTATGTTGGATAAGGACTTCTTCAATTATTTTCACTGACACAGCACCTTGTTTGAGCTCCTCAACCCCTGACCAAGCTGTTTTTGATGGAACTTGACTAATCCTCACAAAGGATGATGGTTCACCGCCAAGCAGCCTACACATTAGTTCAAAAGGATCATCAACTTCATCAACAAATATACATATAGACCACAACATTTTCATACAAAGTATAAAAGCAATCCATTTTAGTGATTATATAAGATAGAATCAACAAACCCGCTCCTAAATTCAGCAACATCTTTAAGGTCGGGGTCTATGTGCAGCTGTGAAATGTCAAAGTGGCTTTGGACAGATGTATTCCCATTCCATCTGGTTGCCTTAAAATACTGAACCACAACTATTAGTGGCTCAACCCTTCCATCTTGCATGTGTCGAAGTAGCTAGTCAACCATTTCACCAAATATAGTGTACACAATCCTATTGTTTCTAAAACATTATAAATATAAAAGACATCACATTAACTctttgaaaatagaaatttctATATACGCACATAAATATAGTTGTTATAGTGTTGAATGTACATACTCTGGGTCCTCCAAGATAACAGCCAGTCGTTTAGTCTCCTTTCCTTTGCTGGTGATCAACTCTTTTGGATCTTCTTTACCAACTACTTCACCAATCATgtctaaaaaaaaacaaaatacacAGTACACACATTTGAGAGAACCATAGCTATGCATTGCATTTGAATATGAAAGAAGTTGAACAACTATTTAATAAAACCAACTTACCAAACAATGCAGAGTCATCGATCTTCTCAGCATTTAGTAACTCACGGATGGTTCTGAATCGGAAAACATTTAGCGGAAAACTGGGATTCTCGATATGACTGACGATTGTCCTATGACTGAAGAATAATAAATACTTTCCCCTTAATATGTTACTCTTTTGGTTGTCAACAACAACGAAGTTGGTCATAATATACATTTGAAACTGAACTAAGACACCCCGCCACCTGCTCACCAGGGATTTAGGGATCGAAACTTGCAACCTTGTGCCCTGCAGTTTTTTGAATATATTTAGAACATACTTATATCACGCAAAATTTTGAAACTTTTGAATAGAGTGAATATATTTATCTGACTATCTTGAATAATCACTTCAATGGTGCCAACTTCTCTCTCATTGTATCTGTTAGAGAATTCCCACACACGTATTACATATACTTTGAAATTCCATTGTAGTTTTCTTGCATTTAAATCAGCCAGGTAATCAAAGATTTGagttattttctcttctttttttttttttttttttttttgctggaaTTTGTTagtaaatgttttttttttctttactatATGACCCAACACGTGTCAAGTGAATAGATCCACCACTTGTCGAGCACCGAATCAGCCACTAGTCTCCTATTATATATAGGAAGATTATTAGCACAAAATAGttaaagaatatatattaaaaagaaaTGGCAAATATATATCAAGTAATGTGAAGTAAAAATTAATGATCTAAAAACTGGCCTTTGAAGTTTGAACTTTAACTAGCTGGTAACACAGAGTGAGATTGATGATACCGGTAGGTGATAGCCACAACCAACTGGAAAAAGAACTGCGCAAGGGAGGAAGGAAATTAATTATGACAAGAAAGTGAAGAGACAAgttaagcatgtacccaattgcAAACTCTTTTATCTTGTATAGCATTTATAACTTTGGTATTTATAAgataaatatttgaaaatattttttgatttttgaatgatGAATTGTAggattaaattttgatatttataaGTATTGTCTTTGTTTAAAGTGtggctaaataaataaatcacactTTTAAACAAAACATCtttataagaaaatatttttgctaTCTTTATTTGAGTAGTTGCCTACGATAAATGGTTAAAATATTCGTGGCTAGACTTAAAATTTTGGTCAAGTTATGTGAGAGAGAGACTAAATGAGCTCTAAAATTTTCACTATTGATGAAGGTAAATGATATAGCACACACCCAAATGGGTTGGTCATGTAGTATGCTTGTAATAGTAGAATAACACATTAGTAAATAAAATGGATAGCACATGTTGGTTAAAAGGAACGTAAATTCAcaatttgtatttatttttttccttttcactTATATTTTTTCCACTGTGCATAATTTTACACTCATCCTCCATATTATGTTCTACGGTCACAAATCACAATATCATAAAATTTCCTCCTCctactaaataataataataataatatcccTTTATCTTGATGAGGAGGTAAATGCCAGTGTGAATAGCCTCCTGCCATTCTACTACGAAAAATCTTTGGGTAGATAGAATGGTTTTTTGAATACATAACAAGAAGCACATTTGTAATACATAACAAGAAGCAAGCCAATTGCATCATCATGGAGCAAAAATGGTATACAGAACACAGATAATACAATAAAGCAAAGTTGCAAGGTTTCACTTGTATCAAAAACTAGAGATTTTACTCGATAACCTCTTACAGAAAACGTCCAAGGAAACCCTTTATCTCATCAATATATGGCGATCGAGTAGGAATTATGTGACCACAATCATGTTCAATTATCACAGAACAACCATCGTCATACAATGAAGTAAGTTCCTTGCTTGCTTGGTTGGCTATCTGCCTGTCCTTACCATGTTCATTGCCGAAAATATGAAGAGAAGGGCACTTGATGATGCCGCGTTCCATCTCCTTTACATTGAGAGAAAAGCCTGAGCATATTATTACAAATTTGAAGTCCATTTCACCTTTTAGTTGTTCTTGTTGCGCAGAGATTAAAGCCGCCATCGCCGCTCCCTGTGAAAATCCCAAGATACCGTCAAATGACCCTTGTTGGGAAAAAACGTTCTTCAAGTGTGACAGGGAAGTATCATATCCTTCAGTTTGTTGCTGGTATTGAAGTGGATCGAATGGGCCTTCTGCTACCTTCCAATTGACATCAGTACTTCCATCAGAATTGGGAGCTACTAACCATGCAAATTTCTTCTTGCAATTCTCCAAAGGTGGAGGTGGACTAGACAGCATTGGAGATGATTCACAAGTCGCATCTTTGGCCAAAGTTGTTTGATAAATGAATGACAACTCATGAGGTGCATCCACGAAAACAAATTCGGCAATTTTCTTTAGTCTTTTTGCTAATGATGATGTTCTTCCCTTAAAACTGGAAGCGTTCTGCCGAAACCCGTGCAAGCATAAGATTCTAAGCTTTCTAGAGGACCTGACATCTGGAACATTATTCATTAATCATTAGGATGTTCAGAACTGCACATTTTATATTGCCAGATCTTTTAGACTTtagaaacttaaaaaaaaaaaagtattaacaaattttaaaaataaaaattcagcaAACtatgaaaattatatattaatgtaAAATATGACAAAATAGTTGTGAAAGCAAGGCTAATTCATGCGTATGGATCACAGACCTTACCATCTCCCTTAGGCATTTGAGGTAATAATGTAGCATTTGAAGATGAATTTTGCAACTCAGCA from Arachis ipaensis cultivar K30076 chromosome B09, Araip1.1, whole genome shotgun sequence includes these protein-coding regions:
- the LOC107615366 gene encoding uncharacterized protein LOC107615366 isoform X1, which codes for MQDGRVEPLIVVVQYFKATRWNGNTSVQSHFDISQLHIDPDLKDVAEFRSGLLGGEPSSFVRISQVPSKTAWSGVEELKQGAVSVKIIEEVLIQHKEDPAWIAASIVAINVTKDDWFYKSCKKCPKKVETPIGNRYECGKCGHTHGSAALRFKVEVMVFYGTGSIRLLLWDKETSMLCGKRA